A single window of Dermacentor albipictus isolate Rhodes 1998 colony chromosome 1, USDA_Dalb.pri_finalv2, whole genome shotgun sequence DNA harbors:
- the LOC135909705 gene encoding neprilysin-1-like has protein sequence MAGRKDNSGPSEPIGLKGVFVPSPTASKRSSRSASAAAARTNRPEAAPLRSITEGRPALESRRPSSAIALSPPSDGGRSPLPASQDRPALAGRLLKQKHDQAPLDTSKTANNLATPPEREKGIPRSSKSSKGTQGFTKGATGSVKSGKDTPGSVKSKNLPRSIKSKASPGSVKDSKDAPGSVKGSKGVLDSMKGVKGCNYEPDSRMGTKRTGQSPKSEKGATRSSGKENLTVAEEHQVSILEAIKEALFSPSEPTSHPPAPPDRTNLYAIAVLVFVVVVALLVMMLLLPGSKKRTGKATTATCRSDHCEHIGKLLLDSVSPDVDPCDNFYQHVCGGWKYAGSQGDVLFQKLIDEVTDLIRTMHVPPAGQLSFQKAALAYQACEDIITKNNTNLTTLVRILKEAGLYSPPGWTGPVDALNVTFFLHFRWRIAAPIKFTYARPAPRGITLRMAPSDYLTTYARRRQKPGFYDGLKNDYEVFQRTFEPNMLPTLTYDAWQTIDQNVIAGLAEILKKLNSVNEFAGWNETTIQDAIHGVSRQQWTNILNTYLKRSDALRFYVDSVFLFKKFMELPNQIGATEAQAYFRWYIAEMLTRRVYAPWIFREFPTYQDALKHYSHFCFVIVQQTAGYALFASYVSKTFTADVKNDIRQLAKIIRGAYDHVFARSLGMHSNVDKLPSYTKGTGRLFDLLSLSGENYLEESYALYDDMTWDTLENWKRLMIGRSKSLWTRVSMGMARALPSDLLYYEIDGVSNDIILRPDVAVLPGYDSDAPLLLKLASLGSLMASAMAKVLYGTLETTARWHASAECIFSMQQRTNATESRGKIVILQRVIALAVTLLAAVTGPKIDEHLTIPGVPDLSDMQLLFTVWCYQQCGEREGERLCNEPLKEVGLFAHAFQCEAHTTMRREHACTVAWFEPLTQNSTTPEAAAEADASVQTEHSNQSAVATQQGDNHVTDARQLQR, from the exons ATGGCCGGTCGGAAAGACAACAGTGGCCCGTCGGAACCGATCGGCCTGAAGGGCGTGTTCGTTCCTTCGCCGACGGCGAGCAAGAGGAGCTCCCGAAGCGCCTCTGCTGCCGCAGCGAGGACCAACAGGCCGGAGGCAGCCCCTCTGCGCAGCATTACCGAGGGCAGGCCCGCCCTGGAGTCTCGGCGGCCGTCGTCGGCGATTGCACTGTCGCCTCCGAGCGATGGTGGCCGGTCCCCGCTTCCGGCGAGCCAGGATCGGCCTGCTCTGGCAGGGCGGCTCTTAAAACAGAAACACGATCAAGCACCGTTGGACACTTCAAAGACTGCCAATAACCTGGCTACGCCGCCGGAACGCGAGAAGGGCATTCCACGGTCATCGAAAAGCAGCAAAGGCACACAAGGCTTTACAAAGGGCGCAACGGGGTCCGTAAAGAGTGGCAAGGACACACCAGGATCTGTAAAGAGCAAGAACTTGCCACGGTCCATAAAGAGCAAGGCATCGCCAGGGTCTGTAAAGGACAGCAAGGACGCACCAGGGTCCGTAAAGGGGAGCAAGGGCGTATTAGATTCCATGAAGGGCGTGAAGGGCTGCAACTACGAACCAGACTCCAGAATGGGCACTAAGAGAACAGGGCAGTCACCTAAAAGCGAGAAGGGCGCGACGCGCTCGAGCGGTAAGGAGAATCTCACGGTAGCCGAAGAGCATCAGGTCTCGATTTTGGAAGCTATCAAAGAGGCCTTATTCTCTCCATCCGAGCCGACATCGCATCCACCCGCCCCACCCGATCGGACCAACCTTTACGCCATCGCAGTGCTGGTGTTCGTGGTGGTCGTCGCGCTGCTAGTCATGATGCTCCTCCTGCCAGGCTCGAAGAAACGCACGGGCAAAGCCACGACGGCGACTTGTCGGTCGGACCACTGTGAGCACATCGGCAAGCTGCTGCTCGACAGCGTCTCGCCGGACGTGGACCCATGCGACAACTTCTACCAGCACGTCTGCGGAGGATGGAAGTATGCG GGAAGCCAAGGTGACGTACTCTTCCAAAAGCTTATCGACGAGGTCACCGACCTGATCCGGACCATGCACGTGCCACCGGCGGGACAGCTGTCCTTTCAAAAGGCCGCGCTAGCCTACCAGGCGTGCGAGGACATCATCACCAAGAACAACACCAACCTCACCACCCTCGTGCGTATCCTCAAGGAGGCCGGCCTGTACTCGCCCCCCGGCTGGACGGGGCCCGTCGACGCCCTGAACGTGACCTTCTTCCTGCACTTCAGGTGGCGCATCGCCGCTCCAATAAAGTTCACGTACGCTCGCCCCGCGCCCCGGGGCATCACTCTGCGGATGGCACCCAGCGACTACCTGACGACCTATGCCCGTAGGAGACAGAAACCTGGCTTCTACGATGGCCTCAAAAACGACTACGAGGTGTTTCAAAGAACGTTCGAGCCAAACATGCTTCCCACTCTGACGTACGACGCCTGGCAGACGATCGACCAGAACGTCATTGCGGGTTTGGCGGAAATACTTAAAAAACTGAACTCGGTGAACGAATTTGCCGGCTGGAACGAGACTACCATCCAGGACGCGATTCACGGCGTCTCACGGCAACAGTGGACGAACATTCTCAACACGTACTTGAAACGCAGCGACGCGCTTAGGTTTTACGTGGACTCCGTGTTCCTATTTAAGAAATTTATGGAGCTGCCGAATCAAATAGGCGCCACGGAGGCTCAAGCCTATTTTAGGTGGTACATAGCTGAAATGCTGACGAGGAGAGTGTACGCGCCCTGGATATTTAGAGAGTTCCCAACGTACCAAGACGCGCTCAAGCACTATAGCCACTTCTGCTTCGTCATCGTACAGCAGACGGCCGGATACGCCCTTTTCGCGTCTTACGTCTCGAAGACGTTCACCGCAGACGTGAAAAACGACATTAGGCAACTCGCGAAAATTATCCGTGGAGCCTACGACCACGTGTTCGCCCGCAGCCTCGGCATGCACTCGAACGTCGACAAGTTACCTTCCTACACCAAAGGTACCGGACGCCTGTTCGACCTTCTGTCGCTTTCAGGTGAGAACTACCTCGAGGAGAGCTACGCCCTCTACGACGACATGACCTGGGATACGCTCGAGAATTGGAAGCGGCTCATGATCGGTCGGAGCAAGTCCCTCTGGACTCGCGTGTCGATGGGAATGGCCCGCGCACTTCCGTCGGACCTACTGTACTACGAAATCGACGGCGTATCCAACGACATCATTCTCCGGCCAGACGTGGCCGTCTTGCCGGGCTATGACAGCGACGCGCCGCTGCTGCTCAAACTCGCCAGCCTGGGCTCACTCATGGCGTCTGCCATGGCCAAGGTGCTGTACGGTACGCTGGAAACAACGGCGCGTTGGCACGCCTCCGCCGAGTGCATCTTCAGCATGCAGCAGCGCACAAATGCCACGGAGTCGCGCGGCAAGATTGTCATTCTGCAGCGGGTAATCGCCCTAGCGGTCACCCTCCTTGCGGCCGTTACGGGGCCGAAAATCGACGAACATTTGACGATCCCCGGCGTTCCCGACCTTTCCGACATGCAGCTCCTGTTCACCGTTTGGTGCTACCAGCAGTGCGGCGAGAGAGAAGGCGAGCGCCTGTGCAACGAACCTCTCAAAGAAGTGGGCCTGTTTGCGCACGCTTTTCAGTGCGAAGCTCATACGACGATGAGGAGAGAACACGCCTGCACGGTGGCGTGGTTTGAACCGCTGACCCAAAACAGCACTACGCCGGAAGCAGCCGCGGAGGCAGATGCGAGCGTGCAAACCGAACACAGCAATCAGTCGGCAGTTGCCACGCAGCAGGGAGATAACCATGTAACCGACGCAAGACAATTGCAGCGCTAG
- the LOC135909767 gene encoding gonadotropin-releasing hormone II receptor-like, with the protein MPDSSPNAPSYADTLGNVSVNLSLQLTGRVGGGQDQSTVFGPQYHGQVRITIILVMIAFSVTGNSVVCWRLLRNHRRRRYQKAHVLFLNLAVADLLVTTVTMTSQTVWEIMGRSWIAGDAFCRVFKVLQTFALASSTYMIVAIALDRHFAIVYPLARCPTPSRLAAAAWVASLLPSLPNLYVFRLVDAGKGTRYCASLFYAHKTVSPLPRQLYMTSVFLAVFVLPLILLVTLYGRILVEIWQQSSALKNRHQTTSALPKAKVKTVKLTAAIFAAFVVTNVPYVVQELALAFAASSVSLDRNVVALFGVISASNSAINPFIFLFFQKKSSSSKRRRRFVMPFRKDTVAEGKHGASCSSCRNSGGGPDRYTSSTKSQSTVYTVSTRDTNQRPPSAEQSADQNT; encoded by the exons ATGCCGGATAGCAGCCCCAACGCTCCCAGCTATGCCGACACACTGGGAAATGTCTCCGTCAACCTCTCCCTGCAACTCACCGGTCGTGTCGGCGGCGGTCAAGACCAAAGCACTGTATTCGGGCCACAGTACCACGGTCAGGTGCGAATCACCATAATCCTCGTCATGATCGCCTTCTCGGTCACGGGAAACAGCGTCGTCTGCTGGCGGCTACTGCGTAACCATAGGCGTCGTCGCTACCAGAAGGCGCACGTTCTGTTCCTGAACTTGGCCGTGGCCGACCTTCTGGTCACCACGGTCACGATGACCTCGCAAACGGTGTGGGAGATAATGGGTCGCTCCTGGATCGCTGGCGACGCCTTCTGCCGCGTCTTCAAGGTGCTGCAGACGTTCGCGCTCGCCTCGTCCACATACATGATCGTGGCCATCGCCCTGGACAGGCACTTCGCCATCGTGTACCCGCTAGCCAGGTGCCCCACGCCTTCTCGCCTCGCCGCAGCCGCCTGGGTCGCTTCGCTGTTGCCATCGCTGCCCAACCTGTACGTGTTCCGGCTAGTGGACGCTGGTAAGGGGACCAGGTACTGCGCGTCCCTGTTCTACGCCCACAAGACGGTCTCGCCACTTCCTCGTCAGCTGTACATGACCTCCGTGTTCTTGGCCGTATTCGTGCTCCCACTGATCCTGCTCGTTACCCTGTACGGCCGAATCCTCGTCGAGATCTGGCAGCAGAGCTCGGCACTCAAGAACAGGCACCAGACGACCTCTGCACTCCCCAAGGCCAAG gTCAAGACTGTCAAGCTGACGGCAGCCATCTTCGCTGCCTTCGTCGTGACCAACGTGCCCTACGTGGTCCAGGAGCTGGCCCTGGCTTTCGCCGCTTCCAGCGTCTCCCTGGATCGAAACGTGGTGGCCCTGTTCGGCGTCATCTCGGCCTCCAACAGCGCCATAAACCCGTTCATCTTCCTCTTCTTCCAAAAGAAGAGCAGCAGCTCGAAGCGGAGGAGGCGCTTCGTGATGCCCTTCCGCAAAGACACCGTCGCTGAGGGAAAGCACGGGGCTAGCTGCTCCAGCTGTCGGAACAGCGGCGGTGGTCCCGATCGCTACACCAGCTCGACGAAGAGTCAGTCGACCGTCTACACCGTGTCAACGAGAGACACAAATCAACGGCCGCCCTCCGCGGAACAGAGTGCCGATCAAAACACATAA